The sequence CCTCGACGCCCCCATCGACGGCTACATGATGGTCGCGGACCCGCAGGACGAGGCCGCGGCCAAGGACTTCCTGCGCTTCCTCGGCTCCAAGGAGGCGGGCGAGCTCTTCCTCGCCGAGAACCCCAACAACATCGCCGCCCACCTCGAGGCCGACACCAGCGGCTACAGCGCGCTGCAGCAGAAGGCGGCCGAGCTCATCGGCAGCGCCGAGAACATCGCGCAGTTCCTCGACCGGGACACCCGCCCCGACTTCGCCTCGACGATCGTCATCCCCGCGCTGCAGAAGTTCCTGCAGGACCCGGAGGACATCGACGGCGTGCTGACCGACCTGCAGGCCGGCAAGGAGCGTCTGTTCGTCGAGGAGGGCTGAGGCGGTGACGGCGACCCCGGTGGCGCCTCCCCCGGCCCCCGCGGCCGGGGGAGGGGCCCGCCCGCGGAGACGGCGGCGGACCCGGCTGCAGCTGCTCACCACGACCGACCGGGTCGTCCTGGCGGTCATGGTGGCCGTCCCGGCGCTCATCGTCCTGTGCATCGTGTGGCTGCCGACGCTGGGCACGGTGCTGCTGTCCTTCACGGGGTGGAACGGCATCGGCGGCCTGGACCGCGTGAACTTCGTCGGCACCGACAACTACGAGGCCATCACCACGAGCTACCCGCCGTTCTGGACCGCGATCCGGAACAACGTGCTGTGGCTGGCCGTGTTCTTCCTCGTGGCGACCCCCCTGGGCATGTTCCTGGCGGTCCTGCTCGACCGGGACCTCAAGGGGTCGTGGTTCTACCGCAGCTCCATCTACCTGCCCGTCGTGCTGTCCCTGGCGCTCGCCGGCTTCATCTGGCAGCTCATCTACAGCCGCGACCAGGGCCTGCTCAACGTCGTCCTGGGTCTCGAGGGCTCGGACCGGGTCGACTGGTACGGCGACCCGTCGGTCAACATCTGGGCGGTGCTCGTGGCGGCGTCGTGGCGCCACGTCGGCTACATCATGCTGCTGTACCTGGCGGGCCTGAAGAGCGTCGACCTGGCGCTCAAGGAGGCCGCCGCCATGGACGGCGCGTCGGAGACGCGGACCTTCTTCTCGGTCGTCTTCCCGACGCTCGCGCCGATCAACGTCGTGGTGCTGGTCATCACCGTCATCGAGTCCCTGCGCGCCTTCGACCTGGTGTGGGTGGTCAACAAGGGCCGTAACGGCCTGGAGCTCCTCAGCGCGCTGGTCACCGCCAACATCGTCGGCGAGGCCAGCCTCGTCGGGTTCGGCTCGGCGATCGCGACGATCCTCTTCGCGATCGCGATGGTGTTCGTCGTCCCCTACCTGGGCAGCATCCTCCGGGAGGAGCGACGATGAGCACCTCGACGTCCGCAGCCCGCACCGCCCCCGGCGAGCAGGACGGACCGCGGCGGGTCCCGCCGGCGGCCCGTCGCAGGCCCGTCACCCCGGGGCGGGTGCTGCTCTACGCGGTGCTGACGCTGGTGTCCCTGGCCTGGCTGTTCCCGGTGGTGTGGGCGGTCTACAACTCGTTCCGCGACTACGCCTTCACCGCGGTCAACGGCTACGTGTCGTTCGGCGGGTTCACCCTGGACAACTACGCCCGCGCCTGGGAGCAGGGCGACTTCGGCCGGCACTTCCTCAACACGCTGGTCATCGTCGTGCCGTCGGTGCTCGTGACGCTGTTCCTGGCGTCCATGGTGGCGTTCGTGCTCGCGCGCTTCTCGTGGGGCCTCAACGTCGCGATGCTCGTGTTCTTCACCGCCGCGAACCTGCTCCCGCAGCAGGCCCTGCTCATCCCGCTGTTCCGGTTCTTCCTGCGGGTGGGGCTGTACGACTCGTACTGGGCGCTGATCATCGTCCACGTCGCGTTCCAGATGGGTTTCTGCACGTTCGTCCTCAGCAACTACATGAAGACGCTGCCGAAGGAGCTCACCGAGGCCGCCTTCGTCGACGGGGCGGGCGTGCTCCGCCAGTACGTCCAGATCATCCTGCCGCTGTGCCGGCCGCCGCTCGCGGCGCTGGCGACCCTGCAGGTGACGTGGGTCTACAACGACTTCTTCTGGGCGGTCGCGTTCCTGTCCACGGGCGACAAGTTCCCCGTCACCAGCGCCCTGGCGAACCTGCAGGGGCAGTTCTTCATCGACTACAACCTGCTGAGCGCAGGGTCGGTCATCGTCGCGGTGCCCACG comes from Aquipuribacter hungaricus and encodes:
- a CDS encoding carbohydrate ABC transporter permease, translated to MTATPVAPPPAPAAGGGARPRRRRRTRLQLLTTTDRVVLAVMVAVPALIVLCIVWLPTLGTVLLSFTGWNGIGGLDRVNFVGTDNYEAITTSYPPFWTAIRNNVLWLAVFFLVATPLGMFLAVLLDRDLKGSWFYRSSIYLPVVLSLALAGFIWQLIYSRDQGLLNVVLGLEGSDRVDWYGDPSVNIWAVLVAASWRHVGYIMLLYLAGLKSVDLALKEAAAMDGASETRTFFSVVFPTLAPINVVVLVITVIESLRAFDLVWVVNKGRNGLELLSALVTANIVGEASLVGFGSAIATILFAIAMVFVVPYLGSILREERR
- a CDS encoding carbohydrate ABC transporter permease, whose translation is MSTSTSAARTAPGEQDGPRRVPPAARRRPVTPGRVLLYAVLTLVSLAWLFPVVWAVYNSFRDYAFTAVNGYVSFGGFTLDNYARAWEQGDFGRHFLNTLVIVVPSVLVTLFLASMVAFVLARFSWGLNVAMLVFFTAANLLPQQALLIPLFRFFLRVGLYDSYWALIIVHVAFQMGFCTFVLSNYMKTLPKELTEAAFVDGAGVLRQYVQIILPLCRPPLAALATLQVTWVYNDFFWAVAFLSTGDKFPVTSALANLQGQFFIDYNLLSAGSVIVAVPTLVVFFALQRHFVSGLTLGANKG